In Mycobacterium sp. JS623, one genomic interval encodes:
- the malQ gene encoding 4-alpha-glucanotransferase translates to MSELPASLVELARRYGVATEYENWTGRQTVVADSTLIAVLDALGVPAATEDERTAALRAHDRDYWERALPPAIIGRSGVALSFWVHVTHGDSVGLWLRLEDGSVRTGLRQLENNRAPYDLGDRLVGEATFELPADLPLGYHQLHLQIGGADTSTLVIVSPASLELPARLGPSRAWGLATQLYSVRSQRSWGVGDLTDLTDLAVWSASQHGAAFVLVNPLHAAAPTPPMEPSPYLPTSRRFINPLYLRVEAIDEFAYVRQRGTVRKLRLDVQALAKKAKLIDRDAAWKAKRAALESVYKVERSAGRELAYAAYRQREGRSLDDFATWCALAEQYGNDWHQWPEELQHPSSPSVAEFVAKHAKAVDFHRWLQWELDDQLTAAQATAVQAGMELGIMHDLAVGVDPNGADAWALQDVLALGVTAGAPPDAFNQLGQDWSQPPWRPDQLVDHAYEPFRALVNAVLRHAGGVRIDHIIGLFRLWWIPKGAPPTEGTYVRYDHEAMIGVVALEAHRAGAVVVGEDLGTVEPWVRDYLRERGLFGTSILWFEADRDGAGGPLAAEKWREYCLSAVTTHDLPPTAGYLAGEHVRLREELGLLTRPAAEELAADQAQQGAWLGELRRVGLLGADPSVDEIVLALHRYLGRTPSKLLALSLADAVGDLRTQNQPGTTDEYPNWRVPLRGPNGRKLQLEDVFTDSRAAELAEAMKQIVHPPV, encoded by the coding sequence ATGTCTGAGCTGCCTGCCTCGCTCGTCGAGTTGGCGCGCCGCTACGGCGTGGCAACCGAATACGAGAACTGGACCGGCAGGCAAACCGTCGTTGCCGACTCCACGCTGATCGCGGTGCTCGACGCACTCGGCGTGCCTGCCGCGACCGAGGACGAGCGCACCGCTGCGTTGCGGGCGCACGACCGCGACTACTGGGAACGCGCGCTGCCGCCGGCCATCATCGGTCGCTCGGGGGTGGCGTTGTCGTTCTGGGTCCATGTCACGCACGGCGACTCCGTCGGTCTGTGGCTGCGACTGGAAGACGGCAGCGTGCGGACCGGCCTTCGACAGCTCGAAAACAACAGGGCGCCTTATGATCTCGGTGATCGGCTGGTTGGCGAGGCCACCTTCGAGCTGCCTGCCGACCTGCCGCTCGGCTATCACCAACTGCATCTGCAGATCGGTGGCGCCGATACCAGCACGCTGGTCATCGTCTCCCCCGCGTCTCTCGAACTGCCTGCCAGGCTTGGCCCGAGCCGGGCGTGGGGACTGGCCACGCAGCTGTACAGCGTGCGCTCGCAAAGGTCTTGGGGCGTAGGCGATTTGACCGATCTGACCGACCTCGCGGTGTGGTCGGCATCGCAGCACGGCGCGGCTTTCGTTCTCGTCAACCCGCTACACGCGGCGGCTCCTACCCCGCCGATGGAGCCGTCGCCCTATCTGCCGACATCGCGGCGGTTCATCAACCCCTTGTATCTGCGTGTCGAGGCCATCGACGAATTCGCATACGTCCGCCAGCGCGGCACTGTCCGCAAGTTGCGCCTCGACGTGCAGGCGCTCGCCAAGAAGGCCAAACTGATCGATCGGGACGCCGCATGGAAAGCCAAACGCGCCGCGCTGGAAAGCGTGTACAAAGTCGAACGCTCGGCCGGGCGCGAACTGGCCTACGCCGCCTATCGTCAGCGCGAAGGCCGCAGCCTCGACGACTTCGCCACCTGGTGTGCGCTCGCCGAGCAGTACGGCAACGACTGGCACCAGTGGCCGGAAGAACTCCAGCACCCTTCGAGCCCTTCGGTCGCGGAGTTCGTCGCCAAACACGCCAAGGCCGTCGACTTCCATCGCTGGCTGCAATGGGAGCTCGATGACCAGCTCACCGCAGCGCAGGCCACCGCCGTCCAGGCCGGAATGGAACTCGGCATCATGCACGACCTCGCGGTCGGCGTGGATCCCAACGGCGCTGACGCATGGGCGTTGCAGGACGTGCTGGCGCTCGGCGTCACCGCAGGTGCGCCGCCCGATGCGTTCAACCAGCTCGGTCAGGACTGGTCGCAGCCGCCCTGGCGGCCCGACCAATTGGTAGACCACGCCTACGAGCCGTTTCGAGCATTGGTCAACGCCGTACTGCGGCACGCGGGTGGCGTTCGGATCGACCACATCATCGGCCTGTTCCGGCTGTGGTGGATTCCCAAGGGCGCCCCGCCGACCGAGGGCACCTATGTGCGCTACGACCACGAGGCGATGATCGGTGTCGTGGCGCTCGAGGCGCACCGGGCCGGCGCTGTGGTGGTCGGCGAAGATCTCGGCACGGTCGAGCCCTGGGTGCGCGATTACCTGCGCGAACGCGGGTTGTTCGGCACCTCCATTCTGTGGTTCGAGGCCGACCGCGACGGTGCAGGCGGACCGCTGGCCGCCGAGAAGTGGCGCGAGTACTGCCTGTCGGCGGTGACGACGCACGACTTGCCGCCGACGGCAGGCTACCTGGCTGGCGAACATGTGCGGCTGCGAGAGGAGCTCGGCCTGTTGACCCGGCCTGCTGCCGAGGAACTCGCCGCCGACCAGGCCCAACAGGGAGCGTGGCTGGGCGAGCTGCGCCGGGTGGGCCTACTCGGTGCGGATCCGAGCGTCGACGAGATCGTCCTCGCCCTACACCGATATCTCGGGCGCACCCCCTCCAAGTTGTTGGCGTTGTCGCTCGCCGACGCGGTCGGCGATTTGCGCACCCAGAATCAACCGGGCACCACCGATGAATATCCAAATTGGCGGGTGCCGCTGCGGGGCCCCAACGGGCGAAAACTCCAGCTCGAGGACGTTTTCACCGACTCTCGGGCGGCGGAGCTGGCCGAGGCGATGAAACAGATCGTGCATCCCCCGGTGTAA
- a CDS encoding SRPBCC family protein, whose amino-acid sequence MRVQRHCVIDADPDTVWKVVSDPDCYPEFMASLERWERVTDGPAGKGGRYTVHWKIGSVPIGGLVEVSEFDPAHDLAWIGVSGVSLRGRFRIRDTGDGRTKVVFRLAYESAGNLLGIIADRVAARQVGRNMTQTLKNLKRLVEPQPGGVPAPGAP is encoded by the coding sequence ATGAGGGTCCAACGGCACTGCGTCATCGACGCCGACCCCGACACCGTGTGGAAGGTGGTCAGCGACCCGGACTGCTATCCGGAGTTCATGGCCAGCCTCGAGCGCTGGGAGCGCGTCACCGACGGTCCGGCCGGCAAGGGCGGGCGGTACACCGTGCACTGGAAGATCGGCTCGGTGCCGATCGGTGGGCTGGTCGAGGTTTCGGAGTTCGACCCGGCCCACGACCTGGCGTGGATCGGAGTCTCAGGCGTCTCGCTGCGCGGCCGGTTCCGGATCCGCGACACGGGCGACGGTCGCACTAAGGTCGTCTTCCGGCTGGCTTACGAATCTGCGGGCAACCTGCTCGGGATCATCGCCGATCGCGTGGCGGCACGTCAGGTCGGGCGCAACATGACCCAGACGCTGAAGAATCTGAAAAGGCTTGTTGAACCTCAGCCCGGAGGAGTGCCCGCGCCGGGGGCGCCCTGA
- a CDS encoding acyl-CoA thioesterase has product MAVDTGGNPVEVPRWTPVTMLDLQRHRQARARVRMRRRIEGAMDAMSYTDGSTAPRTTLRFRAAAADVDSDGNVRGGRVMRWIDEAAYACGVGWTGSEVITSYIAGIRFHQPVFVGDAIEAGARIIHTGPRSVHASIHVTNADTVGGRSCVVAHGVVVVVAVGDHGGARLVQKWEPASDQDTRLDQHALFLIELRQYIEPFTTAAIFATDAESAGSGDCTDKIG; this is encoded by the coding sequence GTGGCCGTCGATACCGGCGGTAACCCCGTCGAAGTCCCTCGGTGGACGCCGGTCACGATGCTTGACCTCCAACGACACCGGCAGGCGCGCGCGCGGGTACGGATGCGCCGACGCATCGAAGGCGCCATGGATGCCATGAGCTATACCGACGGGAGCACCGCCCCCCGCACCACGCTGCGCTTCCGCGCTGCTGCTGCCGACGTCGACAGCGACGGCAACGTCCGCGGCGGCCGAGTCATGCGCTGGATCGACGAAGCGGCCTACGCGTGCGGAGTCGGTTGGACCGGCAGCGAAGTCATCACGTCCTACATCGCCGGGATCCGGTTCCACCAACCCGTTTTCGTCGGCGACGCCATCGAAGCCGGCGCACGAATCATTCACACCGGGCCGCGTAGCGTCCACGCCAGCATCCATGTCACCAACGCCGACACGGTCGGCGGCCGATCCTGCGTTGTGGCACATGGAGTGGTCGTTGTTGTTGCCGTCGGCGATCACGGTGGAGCGCGGCTCGTCCAGAAGTGGGAACCCGCCTCCGACCAAGACACCCGACTCGATCAGCACGCCCTCTTCCTAATCGAACTACGGCAGTACATCGAACCCTTCACAACCGCAGCCATTTTCGCCACCGACGCAGAATCGGCCGGCTCTGGCGATTGCACGGACAAGATTGGTTAG
- a CDS encoding DMT family transporter — MWLALGAAIIVEVFATLSLRASDGFRKKAWIAPVVAGYLACFYLLWLSLSLGMAVGIAYGVWTACGVALVAVIARYLFDEPLTPVMMLGIGFIIAGVLTIEMAAAVH, encoded by the coding sequence ATGTGGCTGGCGCTTGGCGCCGCGATCATCGTCGAAGTCTTTGCCACGCTGTCGCTTCGCGCCTCCGACGGGTTCCGCAAGAAGGCGTGGATCGCCCCCGTCGTCGCGGGGTATCTCGCCTGCTTCTATCTGCTCTGGCTGTCCCTGTCGCTGGGCATGGCGGTTGGCATCGCCTACGGCGTATGGACGGCCTGCGGCGTCGCCCTGGTCGCCGTCATCGCCCGCTACCTGTTCGACGAACCCCTTACTCCGGTGATGATGCTAGGCATCGGGTTCATCATCGCCGGCGTACTCACGATCGAGATGGCTGCCGCCGTGCACTGA
- a CDS encoding monooxygenase family protein, which yields MTVERQTVDLSGFPDLVVVYLGMRARSLRGLVRMLGLGPEIQKSWKQQPDGLLLHDDLIWSLVPPHLGMRQYWRDLDSLERWTRSEPHRLWWQQFIKDSGGTGFWHEAYFARGGIDAIYDDMDRPTGIARFAPVIAAGGKKSSTRSRAGHGKQSTVETVITECQNYPG from the coding sequence ATGACCGTAGAACGGCAGACAGTTGACCTAAGCGGGTTTCCGGACCTTGTTGTGGTTTACCTGGGGATGCGCGCTCGGAGTCTGCGTGGGCTGGTCCGCATGCTCGGGCTCGGACCAGAGATCCAGAAGTCCTGGAAACAGCAACCCGACGGCCTACTATTACACGACGATCTGATCTGGTCGCTGGTCCCGCCCCACCTCGGGATGCGCCAATACTGGCGCGACCTAGACAGCCTGGAACGGTGGACCCGCTCGGAGCCACACAGGCTCTGGTGGCAGCAGTTCATCAAAGACTCTGGCGGAACCGGCTTCTGGCACGAAGCCTATTTTGCCCGGGGTGGCATTGATGCGATCTACGACGACATGGACCGTCCGACCGGCATCGCCCGCTTTGCACCCGTGATCGCGGCAGGCGGTAAAAAGTCCTCGACGCGCTCGAGAGCTGGTCATGGCAAGCAATCTACGGTCGAAACCGTTATTACCGAGTGCCAGAACTACCCGGGCTAA
- a CDS encoding TetR/AcrR family transcriptional regulator → MIPTETHLTKKQQQGEQSREVILDATERLMSTRGYAATSISDIRRACGLPPSSIYWHFGSKEGVLAAVMQRGADRFFAAIPTAEDVEAQLAVVSRLQAQHPDFLRLFYMLSLERGNDPAVADVIRRVRDTAIGQFRDAITQLLPAGVPHAKADRVVTELTAVAVALSDGVYFAEHLEPDGTDVAKMYRRLVQAVSALIPILLEEK, encoded by the coding sequence ATGATCCCTACAGAGACACACCTGACGAAGAAACAGCAGCAGGGCGAGCAGTCCCGCGAGGTCATCCTCGACGCCACCGAGCGACTGATGTCAACGCGCGGCTACGCCGCGACCTCGATCAGCGACATCCGGAGGGCCTGTGGCCTGCCCCCGAGCTCGATCTACTGGCACTTCGGGTCGAAGGAAGGCGTGCTCGCAGCGGTGATGCAGCGCGGTGCCGACCGGTTCTTCGCGGCAATCCCAACGGCAGAAGACGTCGAGGCGCAGCTGGCCGTGGTGTCGAGGCTGCAAGCGCAGCATCCCGATTTTCTTCGGCTGTTCTACATGTTGTCGCTCGAGCGCGGCAACGATCCGGCGGTGGCCGATGTGATCCGCCGCGTACGCGACACCGCCATCGGCCAGTTCCGCGATGCGATCACCCAGCTGCTGCCCGCGGGCGTGCCGCACGCGAAGGCCGACCGCGTGGTCACCGAGCTGACCGCCGTGGCCGTGGCACTGTCGGACGGCGTCTACTTCGCCGAACATCTGGAACCCGACGGCACCGATGTCGCAAAGATGTACCGCCGGCTGGTCCAGGCCGTGTCGGCTCTGATCCCAATTCTGTTGGAGGAAAAGTGA
- a CDS encoding lysophospholipid acyltransferase family protein produces the protein MVGMGDVLEWTKRQVSSRVPKADLDQRDADYIREQLPGLWLLASLYFRAEVRGLDRIPREGPVLLVGNHSGGNLPPDTFVFTLAFCSYFGVERPFYQLAHNLVVSMPGLGSLRKFGTVAANHDNAMLALESGAALLVYPGGDYEVFRPSWKRHEVDFGGRKGYVKLAREAGVPIVPVASIGGQEAALFLDRGQWLAKLLMVDKLARLKSVPILLAPPWGLVVSDMVPRLPLPTKIAIEVQDPIEVDGDDEVVHKQVLESLQAGVDRLADERRFPVIG, from the coding sequence ATGGTGGGGATGGGCGATGTACTCGAATGGACAAAGCGCCAGGTTTCGTCGCGGGTGCCGAAGGCTGATCTGGACCAGCGGGACGCGGACTACATCCGCGAGCAGCTACCCGGCCTCTGGCTGCTGGCGTCGCTGTATTTCCGCGCCGAGGTCCGCGGCCTTGACCGGATCCCGCGCGAGGGACCGGTGTTGCTGGTCGGCAATCACAGCGGCGGCAACCTTCCGCCCGACACGTTCGTCTTCACGCTGGCGTTCTGCTCGTACTTCGGTGTTGAGCGTCCGTTCTACCAACTCGCGCACAATCTGGTCGTATCGATGCCAGGACTGGGCTCGCTGCGCAAGTTCGGCACCGTCGCCGCCAATCATGACAACGCCATGCTGGCACTGGAATCCGGCGCTGCATTGCTGGTGTACCCGGGCGGCGACTACGAGGTGTTCCGGCCATCGTGGAAACGCCACGAGGTCGACTTCGGTGGTCGTAAGGGTTACGTGAAACTCGCGCGAGAGGCCGGTGTGCCGATAGTGCCCGTCGCCTCCATCGGCGGCCAGGAAGCGGCCCTCTTCCTCGACCGCGGGCAGTGGCTCGCCAAGCTGCTGATGGTCGACAAACTGGCGCGCCTGAAGAGCGTCCCCATTCTGTTGGCTCCACCGTGGGGTCTTGTCGTCAGTGACATGGTGCCGCGGTTACCGCTGCCGACGAAGATCGCCATCGAGGTGCAGGACCCGATTGAGGTCGATGGCGACGACGAGGTCGTGCACAAGCAGGTCCTTGAGAGTCTTCAGGCCGGCGTCGACCGGCTCGCTGATGAACGTCGATTCCCGGTGATCGGCTGA
- a CDS encoding SDR family NAD(P)-dependent oxidoreductase translates to MNTRTAIITGATSGLGLECARALLGSDPSWHIVLPVRDIVRGTAAVEVLGEPERCTVMPMDLASLTSVRAFTDDVAAEALPPLQAIACNAGLQVVSGTEWTEDGVEMTFGVNHLGHFALVHGLLDTLTPPARIVVVSSGTHDPTKLTGMPDPRYSSAEDLARPDKSADPDGRRRYTTSKLCNLLFTYELDRRLGCGRDGVTVNAFDPGLMPGSGLARDYSPLGRLAWRYLFPALRVLPHVNSTRASGRHLASLVNDARFDGVSGQYFEGKRPIKSSADSYDRDKARDLWDTSEALLNHACK, encoded by the coding sequence GTGAATACGCGGACAGCGATCATCACCGGCGCCACGTCGGGCCTCGGTCTGGAATGCGCGCGCGCACTGCTGGGCAGTGACCCGTCCTGGCACATCGTGCTGCCGGTCCGAGACATAGTTCGTGGCACGGCGGCCGTCGAGGTATTAGGCGAGCCGGAGCGCTGCACAGTGATGCCGATGGACCTCGCATCGTTGACGTCGGTGCGTGCGTTCACCGATGACGTTGCGGCCGAGGCACTTCCGCCACTGCAGGCCATCGCCTGCAACGCGGGCCTCCAGGTGGTGTCGGGCACCGAGTGGACCGAGGACGGCGTCGAGATGACGTTCGGCGTCAACCACCTTGGCCATTTCGCGTTGGTGCACGGCCTTCTCGACACACTGACGCCCCCGGCGCGAATCGTGGTCGTCAGCAGCGGAACTCACGATCCGACAAAGCTCACCGGCATGCCCGATCCCCGCTATAGTTCCGCCGAGGACCTCGCACGTCCGGATAAGTCGGCGGACCCCGACGGCCGCCGCCGCTACACCACCTCGAAGCTGTGCAACCTGCTGTTCACCTACGAACTGGACCGTAGGCTCGGCTGCGGGCGTGATGGGGTGACCGTCAACGCGTTTGACCCCGGCCTGATGCCGGGCTCCGGCCTGGCCCGCGACTATTCGCCGCTGGGGCGCCTCGCGTGGCGTTACCTGTTCCCCGCGCTGCGTGTGTTGCCGCACGTGAACAGCACTCGCGCCTCCGGACGGCATCTCGCCTCGCTCGTCAACGACGCGCGCTTTGACGGGGTCAGCGGCCAGTACTTCGAGGGCAAGCGGCCCATCAAGTCGTCGGCGGACTCCTACGACCGCGACAAGGCGCGCGACCTATGGGACACCAGCGAGGCGCTGCTGAACCACGCGTGCAAGTAA
- a CDS encoding MFS transporter, producing the protein MAQDRRARVAVAALFLTNGALFANLLPRYPEIKTDLHLSNAVYGVAIAAFSGGALVAGLAAAALIRRFHSSRVAVVGTIGIATFVVVAGLATTPPMLAAALFIAGASDAITDVAQNAHGLRVQRNYGRSIINSFHAVWAVGAILGGLMGAGAIAIHMPRTTHLLIAGVVFSAVVLVAYPYLLRGPDHDDHPTARSAGGEGAGLAVYATLVALVVIAIAGATVEDAGSSWATLYLRDTLDAPGAVAVFGYIALVGFMFIGRTIGDRMVDRFGERAVVRAGGFVSAAGMGAALAFPSVPGTIAGFAAAGLGVATLIPAAMHGADQLPGIRPGTGLTVVTWLMRVGFFGAPLLVGVVADATSLRVGLLSVPIAGLTVMALAGALSARRQPSRS; encoded by the coding sequence GTGGCGCAGGACCGGCGGGCCCGGGTCGCGGTCGCGGCGCTTTTCCTGACCAACGGGGCGCTCTTCGCCAACCTGTTGCCGCGCTATCCCGAGATCAAGACCGACCTGCATCTGTCGAACGCGGTCTACGGCGTGGCGATCGCGGCGTTCTCTGGGGGCGCTCTGGTCGCTGGGCTGGCGGCAGCGGCCCTGATCCGCCGGTTCCACTCATCTCGGGTCGCGGTGGTCGGCACCATCGGCATCGCAACGTTCGTCGTCGTTGCGGGCCTAGCCACTACACCCCCCATGCTGGCCGCCGCGCTGTTCATCGCAGGCGCCTCGGACGCGATCACCGACGTCGCCCAGAACGCGCACGGCCTTCGCGTGCAACGCAACTACGGCCGCTCGATCATCAACTCCTTCCACGCGGTCTGGGCGGTCGGCGCGATCCTCGGCGGTCTGATGGGTGCAGGCGCGATCGCCATACACATGCCGAGGACCACGCACCTGTTGATCGCTGGTGTCGTCTTCAGCGCGGTTGTCTTGGTCGCCTATCCATATCTACTCCGCGGCCCCGACCACGACGACCATCCGACGGCGCGCTCAGCGGGCGGGGAAGGCGCGGGCCTCGCGGTATACGCGACGCTTGTTGCCCTGGTGGTGATAGCGATCGCGGGAGCCACCGTCGAGGATGCTGGAAGTTCCTGGGCCACACTGTATTTGCGTGACACGCTCGATGCGCCGGGGGCGGTCGCGGTGTTCGGCTACATCGCGTTGGTGGGCTTCATGTTCATCGGCAGAACGATTGGCGACCGGATGGTCGATCGCTTCGGCGAGCGGGCGGTAGTGCGAGCGGGCGGTTTCGTGTCGGCCGCGGGGATGGGTGCCGCGCTGGCATTTCCCAGTGTGCCCGGCACCATTGCCGGCTTCGCCGCAGCGGGCCTCGGTGTCGCGACGTTGATACCTGCCGCCATGCACGGCGCCGATCAGCTGCCAGGCATCCGCCCAGGCACCGGGTTGACGGTGGTGACGTGGCTGATGCGGGTCGGCTTCTTCGGTGCGCCATTGCTTGTCGGTGTCGTTGCCGATGCGACGAGCCTGCGCGTCGGTCTACTGAGCGTTCCAATCGCGGGGCTCACGGTGATGGCACTGGCCGGTGCGCTCAGTGCACGGCGGCAGCCATCTCGATCGTGA
- the lysA gene encoding diaminopimelate decarboxylase, with the protein MAVSFKPTVHTDVSTDELLGLFAPGSALDGDGTLTVGGCRLDAVAEQFGTPAIVVSEDALRQRARDYLAAFRDRWPRCDVAFASKSFPCTAVQRVMVEEGLHLDVAGGGEILTALKAGADAGKLVLHGNAKSDEELELAVKHGVGLVVVDNFDDIDRLERIVPVGHQQPCLVRVIPGVEAATHASQATGHAGSKFGLMPDDARDAIGRIERSAKMRLDGVHTHVGSQLLNVEQLAQAVEPIAKLGTFDVYDLGGGLGVRYTYDETPPSLDDYADAMVTQAKALLPAGARIIVEPGRSMVANSACTVYRITTVKRGVVTHVAVDGGMGDNLEVSLTGQRFEAAIVNRVGGGEMVSVVGRHCESGDQLVDGVPLQHPAIGDLLAIPVTGAYCYTMSNQYNGARRVPVVFARNGYARLVVRRDTWDDLLMRDVD; encoded by the coding sequence ATGGCTGTGTCTTTCAAGCCGACCGTCCACACCGACGTGTCCACCGACGAGTTGCTCGGCCTCTTCGCGCCGGGCAGCGCCCTCGACGGCGACGGCACGCTGACCGTTGGGGGGTGTCGCCTCGACGCGGTGGCCGAACAGTTCGGCACGCCGGCCATCGTCGTCTCCGAAGACGCCCTTCGGCAACGGGCCCGCGACTATCTCGCCGCGTTCCGCGACCGATGGCCGCGCTGCGACGTGGCGTTTGCGTCAAAGTCGTTCCCGTGCACCGCTGTTCAACGGGTAATGGTCGAAGAGGGATTACATCTCGATGTCGCGGGCGGAGGCGAAATCCTCACCGCACTGAAGGCAGGCGCCGACGCCGGCAAGCTCGTCCTGCACGGCAACGCCAAAAGCGACGAAGAACTCGAGCTGGCCGTCAAACACGGTGTCGGCCTGGTCGTGGTAGACAACTTCGACGACATCGACAGGCTCGAGCGCATCGTGCCCGTTGGGCATCAGCAACCGTGCCTGGTGCGGGTCATCCCCGGTGTCGAGGCCGCTACCCATGCCTCTCAGGCGACGGGCCACGCCGGTTCGAAGTTCGGCCTGATGCCCGACGACGCCCGCGACGCGATCGGCCGGATCGAGCGCAGTGCCAAGATGCGTCTCGACGGCGTGCACACCCACGTCGGGTCGCAGCTGCTCAACGTCGAACAGCTCGCCCAGGCCGTCGAACCCATCGCGAAGCTCGGCACTTTCGACGTCTACGACCTCGGCGGCGGCCTCGGCGTCCGCTACACCTACGACGAAACCCCGCCCAGCCTCGACGACTACGCCGACGCGATGGTCACCCAGGCGAAGGCGCTGTTGCCCGCCGGGGCACGCATCATCGTCGAGCCTGGCCGCAGCATGGTCGCCAACAGCGCGTGCACGGTCTACCGGATCACCACGGTCAAGCGCGGTGTGGTGACGCATGTGGCCGTCGACGGCGGCATGGGCGACAACCTGGAGGTGTCGCTGACCGGGCAGCGGTTTGAGGCCGCAATCGTCAACCGGGTCGGCGGCGGTGAAATGGTCAGCGTCGTCGGCAGGCACTGCGAATCCGGCGATCAGCTCGTCGACGGCGTCCCACTGCAACACCCGGCGATCGGCGACCTGCTCGCCATCCCTGTCACGGGGGCCTACTGCTACACAATGTCCAACCAGTACAACGGCGCGCGCCGAGTCCCGGTTGTATTCGCCCGCAACGGGTATGCCCGGCTTGTGGTGCGACGGGATACCTGGGACGACTTGTTGATGCGCGATGTCGATTAG
- a CDS encoding DMT family transporter has translation MRKWVLLIAAIAVEVAATLSLRASQDHSAWLVVVAAGYLGSFILLTMVLRTGMPVGVAYGIWGACGTAATAVLAAVIFGDPFTWPIVVGIGLIIAGVLLVEFGSQRAAADES, from the coding sequence GTGCGGAAGTGGGTGCTGTTGATCGCGGCGATCGCGGTCGAGGTCGCGGCAACACTGTCTTTGCGGGCGTCGCAAGATCATTCGGCGTGGTTGGTGGTGGTGGCGGCCGGATACCTCGGGTCGTTCATCTTGCTGACGATGGTGCTGCGGACAGGCATGCCAGTCGGGGTGGCCTACGGCATCTGGGGCGCCTGCGGCACGGCGGCCACGGCGGTGCTGGCCGCCGTGATCTTCGGAGATCCGTTCACCTGGCCGATCGTGGTGGGCATCGGGCTAATCATCGCCGGTGTGCTGCTAGTGGAGTTCGGCTCGCAGCGAGCCGCCGCGGACGAATCGTGA